One stretch of Arachis hypogaea cultivar Tifrunner chromosome 20, arahy.Tifrunner.gnm2.J5K5, whole genome shotgun sequence DNA includes these proteins:
- the LOC140183004 gene encoding uncharacterized protein, whose protein sequence is MRLISWNCRDLGRPLTAHNLKGITKSHSPKLGFLCETKNQARSVELKLRAAGFSNYFIVNPNETAGGLALGWKEDVTVQNEKSGGNFKLQSVIDAFNSFIDAHSLADLGMVGRPFTWTNRHRGEALIQERLDRVLGGVSWVANYSHATVLRLSETGSDHAPILLDTNPAREKSKKRFKFQERWCSSPEVRQIINEAWKERVEGSAMFVLAQKIKKCHHKLVQWQQISNTNSKRRIEQIQGQIEALRTEGKFGGQELIELERQLEIAFHDEEINRTRRNNIWKLEGDNGEVATTNAGIAEVAESYFRGLFTSNCQANPEPYFTDFEPKVTASMNRRLRRPITIEEVKRATFSIHPQSAPGEDGMTAKFFQNFWDIVNGDVFRAVRSFFL, encoded by the exons ATGAGGCTGATTAGTTGGAACTGTCGGGATTTGGGAAGACCCCTGACAGCCCACAATCTTAAAGGGATTACTAAATCCCACTCCCCCAAGCTCGGTTTTCTTTGCGAAACAAAAAATCAAGCTCGAAGTGTAGAACTGAAACTGAGGGCAGCAGGCTTTAGCAACTATTTCATTGTCAACCCGAATGAAACAGCTGGGGGTTTGGCACTTGGTTGGAAGGAGGATGTCACAGTTCAG AATGAAAAATCAGGAGGCAATTTCAAACTCCAATCGGTAATTGATGCTTTTAATTCCTTTATAGATGCTCACTCTCTTGCTGATTTGGGTATGGTGGGTAGGCCTTTTACCTGGACTAACAGGCACAGAGGAGAGGCTCTCATTCAGGAAAGATTAGACCGTGTGCTTGGGGGAGTTAGTTGGGTGGCTAACTATTCGCATGCTACTGTTTTAAGATTGTCAGAAACTGGTTCAGATCATGCTCCTATCCTACTTGATACTAATCCAGCCAGGGAAAAATCGAAAAAGAGATTTAAATTTCAAGAGAGATGGTGCTCTAGTCCAGAAGTTCGACAAATAATCAATGAAGCTTGGAAGGAAAGAGTTGAAGGTTCAGCCATGTTTGTGTTggcacaaaaaattaaaaaatgccaCCATAAATTGGTTCAGTGGCAGCAAATAAGCAACACAAACTCCAAAAGAAGAATTGAACAAATCCAGGGTCAGATTGAAGCTCTTCGAACAGAGGGTAAATTCGGGGGACAAGAATTAATTGAATTAGAAAGGCAGCTAGAAATAgcatttcatgatgaggaaat aaatagaaCCAGGAGGAACAATATCTGGAAACTAGAAGGAGATAATGGTGAAGTTGCAACCACTAATGCAGGAATAGCCGAGGTGGCAGAGAGTTATTTCAGGGGCTTATTTACTTCTAACTGCCAAGCTAATCCTGAGCCGTATTTTACAGACTTCGAGCCAAAGGTTACAGCTTCCATGAACCGTCGGCTTCGAAGACCAATCACTATAGAGGAGGTCAAGAGAGCTACATTCAGCATTCACCCTCAGAGTGCGCCTGGTGAAGATGGTATGACGGCTAAATTTTTTCAGAATTTCTGGGACATTGTTAATGGAGATGTCTTTAGAGCAGTTCGAAGTTTTTTTTTGTAA